One window of Balearica regulorum gibbericeps isolate bBalReg1 chromosome 10, bBalReg1.pri, whole genome shotgun sequence genomic DNA carries:
- the LOC104635531 gene encoding monocarboxylate transporter 2 isoform X1 produces MPPSANVGRAPGPPDGGWGWAVVFGAFVSIGFAYAFPKGVAIFFKEIQGFFGTSYSEIAWVSSIMLATTYGAGPISSILVNRYGSRPVVIFGGLLCGIGMVSAAFCTSILQLYICVGFITGFGLALNLQPSVIIIGKYFLKRRPIANGLAMAGSPVMLCTLAPLNQFLFDNFGWRGSFLILGAILLNCCVAGALFRPIGAATALVKTQATEEGKDALKEEVTKDAMEMSNPTGVPMETKMEEEGGKDCCEKINKYLDFSLFKHRGFLIYLIGNVLMFLGFFAPIVFLAPYAKHIGIDEYSAAFLLSILAIVDMIARPTTGIIANSKWVRPRIQYFFSFAIAFNGACHLLCPLASGYTGLVIYSIFFGLAFGMVCAMLFETLMDLVGAARFTSAVGLVTIAECCTILLGPPIGGTLIDTFGDYKYMFIKCGAVMVLAGTFLFIMNYYNYRMLAKEEKERKAKEEDPKSVRTENEGRNNWNKETAQDGPELEPLREEQEGLKKEVNGTNLV; encoded by the exons ATGCCACCCTCCGCTAACGTGGGGCGAGCCCCCGGCCCGCCGGACGGCGGCTGGGGCTGGGCGGTGGTCTTCGGCGCTTTCGTTTCTATCGGCTTCGCATACGCCTTCCCCAAAGGCGTAGCCATCTTCTTCAAAGAAATCCAGGGTTTCTTTGGCACGTCCTATAGCGAGATCGCGTGGGTCTCCTCGATCATGTTGGCCACGACGTACGGTGCAG GTCCCATTAGCAGTATTTTAGTAAACCGCTATGGCAGTCGACCCGTGGTTATATTTGGAGGCCTGCTGTGTGGCATCGGGATGGTCTCAGCTGCCTTCTGCACCAGCATCCTGCAGCTCTACATCTGCGTGGGCTTCATCACAG GATTTGGCCTTGCTCTCAACCTCCAGCCATCAGTGATAATCATAGGGAAATACTTTCTAAAGAGAAGACCCATTGCAAACGGCCTTGCTATGGCGGGGAGCCCCGTGATGCTTTGTACCCTGGCTCCTCTCAACCAGTTCCTTTTTGACAATTTTGGCTGGAGGGGCAGCTTTTTAATTCTTGGGGCAATTTTATTAAACTGCTGTGTGGCAGGAGCTCTCTTCAGACCCATCGGGGCAGCCACAGCATTGGTCAAAACCCAGGCGactgaggaagggaaggatgCTCTGAAAGAAGAGGTCACTAAGGATGCCATGGAAATGAGTAATCCCACGGGTGTCCCCATGGAGACcaaaatggaagaggaaggaggaaaggactGTTGTGAAAAAATCAATAAGTACCTcgatttttccctctttaagCACAGAGGGTTCTTGATTTACCTGATCGGAAACGTGCTCATgttcctggggttttttgccccCATTGTTTTTCTGGCACCTTATGCAAAGCACATCGGCATTGATGAATATtcagctgctttcctcctttctatCCTTGCTATCGTGGATATGATTGCCCGACCTACCACTGGCATCATTGCAAACAGCAAGTGGGTGAGGCCACGgattcaatattttttcagcttcGCCATAGCTTTCAATGGCGCCTGCCACCTTCTGTGCCCGCTGGCTTCTGGCTACACGGGGCTCGTCATTTACTCCATCTTTTTCGGTTTGGCCTTTGGCATGGTTTGTGCGATGCTCTTTGAAACGCTCATGGACCTTGTGGGAGCTGCCCGGTTCACAAGCGCTGTTGGCCTGGTCACCATTGCGGAGTGTTGCACGATATTGCTGGGACCACCTATTGGAG GAACTCTTATCGATACCTTTGGGGACTATAAATATATGTTCATTAAATGTGGAGCTGTGATGGTCCTGGCAGGAACCTTCCTGTTCATCatgaattattataattatcGTATGCTTgccaaggaggagaaggaaagaaaggcaaaagaagaGGATCCTAAATCTGTAAGGACAGAAAACGAAGGCAGAAATAACTGGAACAAAGAAACTGCACAGGATGGGCCTGAGCTGGAACCTTTGAGAGAGGAACAAGAAGGACTAAAGAAGGAAGTGAATGGCACAAATTTAGTTTAA
- the LOC104635531 gene encoding monocarboxylate transporter 2 isoform X2: protein MSPPVPSDLGYVPPDGGWGWAVVFGASISVGFAYTFPKAFTIYFKELQAVYSISYSQVAWITSIMCATTYGGGPISSILVNRYGSRPVVIFGGLLCGIGMVSAAFCTSILQLYICVGFITGFGLALNLQPSVIIIGKYFLKRRPIANGLAMAGSPVMLCTLAPLNQFLFDNFGWRGSFLILGAILLNCCVAGALFRPIGAATALVKTQATEEGKDALKEEVTKDAMEMSNPTGVPMETKMEEEGGKDCCEKINKYLDFSLFKHRGFLIYLIGNVLMFLGFFAPIVFLAPYAKHIGIDEYSAAFLLSILAIVDMIARPTTGIIANSKWVRPRIQYFFSFAIAFNGACHLLCPLASGYTGLVIYSIFFGLAFGMVCAMLFETLMDLVGAARFTSAVGLVTIAECCTILLGPPIGGTLIDTFGDYKYMFIKCGAVMVLAGTFLFIMNYYNYRMLAKEEKERKAKEEDPKSVRTENEGRNNWNKETAQDGPELEPLREEQEGLKKEVNGTNLV, encoded by the exons ATGTCTCCTCCAGTCCCTTCAGACCTGGGCTACGTACCCCCTGATGGTGGATGGGGGTGGGCAGTGGTGTTCGGAGCCTCCATCTCAGTTGGGTTTGCATATACCTTTCCTAAAGCTTTCACGATCTACTTTAAAGAGCTCCAGGCTGTTTACAGCATCTCCTACAGCCAGGTTGCCTGGATAACATCCATCATGTGTGCTACCACCTATGGAGGAG GTCCCATTAGCAGTATTTTAGTAAACCGCTATGGCAGTCGACCCGTGGTTATATTTGGAGGCCTGCTGTGTGGCATCGGGATGGTCTCAGCTGCCTTCTGCACCAGCATCCTGCAGCTCTACATCTGCGTGGGCTTCATCACAG GATTTGGCCTTGCTCTCAACCTCCAGCCATCAGTGATAATCATAGGGAAATACTTTCTAAAGAGAAGACCCATTGCAAACGGCCTTGCTATGGCGGGGAGCCCCGTGATGCTTTGTACCCTGGCTCCTCTCAACCAGTTCCTTTTTGACAATTTTGGCTGGAGGGGCAGCTTTTTAATTCTTGGGGCAATTTTATTAAACTGCTGTGTGGCAGGAGCTCTCTTCAGACCCATCGGGGCAGCCACAGCATTGGTCAAAACCCAGGCGactgaggaagggaaggatgCTCTGAAAGAAGAGGTCACTAAGGATGCCATGGAAATGAGTAATCCCACGGGTGTCCCCATGGAGACcaaaatggaagaggaaggaggaaaggactGTTGTGAAAAAATCAATAAGTACCTcgatttttccctctttaagCACAGAGGGTTCTTGATTTACCTGATCGGAAACGTGCTCATgttcctggggttttttgccccCATTGTTTTTCTGGCACCTTATGCAAAGCACATCGGCATTGATGAATATtcagctgctttcctcctttctatCCTTGCTATCGTGGATATGATTGCCCGACCTACCACTGGCATCATTGCAAACAGCAAGTGGGTGAGGCCACGgattcaatattttttcagcttcGCCATAGCTTTCAATGGCGCCTGCCACCTTCTGTGCCCGCTGGCTTCTGGCTACACGGGGCTCGTCATTTACTCCATCTTTTTCGGTTTGGCCTTTGGCATGGTTTGTGCGATGCTCTTTGAAACGCTCATGGACCTTGTGGGAGCTGCCCGGTTCACAAGCGCTGTTGGCCTGGTCACCATTGCGGAGTGTTGCACGATATTGCTGGGACCACCTATTGGAG GAACTCTTATCGATACCTTTGGGGACTATAAATATATGTTCATTAAATGTGGAGCTGTGATGGTCCTGGCAGGAACCTTCCTGTTCATCatgaattattataattatcGTATGCTTgccaaggaggagaaggaaagaaaggcaaaagaagaGGATCCTAAATCTGTAAGGACAGAAAACGAAGGCAGAAATAACTGGAACAAAGAAACTGCACAGGATGGGCCTGAGCTGGAACCTTTGAGAGAGGAACAAGAAGGACTAAAGAAGGAAGTGAATGGCACAAATTTAGTTTAA